In Desulfobacter hydrogenophilus, the genomic stretch TGGATATTTGTCCGTTCAATGCCATATCCCTTGTCTCGTTCACATCACAGGACGGACACCGACACCAACGCGTTCAGATTCAGGAAGCCCTTTGTAAAGGATGCGGACTTTGTGCCGCCACCTGCCCCAAGGAAGGTGTACAGGTAAACGGATTTACCAACGGCCAGTTGCGCGCCCAGGTTGACGCCATTTTAAACGCATAATCAATGGAGATTTTAACATAAAATGAAAGATACATTTGAACCCACGATCATTGGATTTCTGTGCAACTGGTGCTCCTATGCCGGCGGCGATCTCGCCGGCGTGTCCAGACTGGAATATCCACCCAACATGAAAGCCATCCGGGTCATGTGCACGGGCATGGTCCACCCTGATATTGTGCTGTCTGCCCTTAAAAAAGGTGCGGACGGCGTCATGGTCATGGGTTGACACCCCGGCGAATGTCATTACCTGGATGGTAATCAAAAAGCATTGTCCCGTATTACTGTGATTAAACTACTGCTCGAAGACGCCGGCATTGATCCTGACAGGGTCACCATTGAATGGGTGTCTGGCGCCGAAGGCCCAAGATTTGCCGAAAAAGTCACTGAGTTCACCAATAAAATAAGGGCGCTTGGCCCCAATATGTTCAATATCCATAAAAAGGAGGTGATCCCATGCCGGTAAAAGTTGCCAATGAATGGCTCAACTCCTGTTCAGGGTGTGAAATTGCCATATTGAATCTGGGTGAAACCCTTCTGGATCTTTTGCCCCAGATTGAATTTGTTCATATTCCGGTTCTCATGGACCACAAGCACTATGGACAACTTGGAGAAAAAAGGGAAATTGATATCCCCAAGGCTACGGTGGGATTACTATCCGGGGGCCTCCGCAATGAAGAACACCTTGAGGTGGCCCATGAAATGCGCAAAAAATGCGACATTCTCATTGCCCTTGGCACCTGCGCTACCCATGGCGGTATCCCTGCGCTGATAAATTCGTTCACCAACGATGAGTTTTTGGAATATTATTATTCCACAGACAGCACAGAACCAGGCGCCAAAATCCCCGATCAAGGAATTTCCCCGCTGCTGGATCGCTGTTATGCCCTGGATGAAAAGATAGATGTGGATATTTATCTGCCCGGATGCCCTCCCCACCCGGACCAAATTGCCACGGCCATATTAGCGTTATTAAATGGAGAGACCCCGGATCTTCCCTTTAAAAGTGTGTGTGACACCTGCCCTGCAATTCGAAAAGGCAAAGGTAATATCACCACGATCAAACGCTTCACAGAAAATCCGGAATACGATCCGGACAAAGGTATAGATGAAATGCGCTGCCTTCTGGAACAGGGGTATTTGTGTGCAGGTCCCGTGACCCGAGCCGGTTGCGCAGGCAATGACGGCGACGCGCCCAGGTGCATCAGCGCCCGGGTTCCCTGCAGGGGATGCTACGGCCCTGTTCGCCAAGACGGAAACCAGCTATTGGACATGCTAAATGCCCTGGCTTCCAACGGTATCGACATCACATCCATCCCCG encodes the following:
- a CDS encoding methyl viologen-reducing hydrogenase, with translation MPVKVANEWLNSCSGCEIAILNLGETLLDLLPQIEFVHIPVLMDHKHYGQLGEKREIDIPKATVGLLSGGLRNEEHLEVAHEMRKKCDILIALGTCATHGGIPALINSFTNDEFLEYYYSTDSTEPGAKIPDQGISPLLDRCYALDEKIDVDIYLPGCPPHPDQIATAILALLNGETPDLPFKSVCDTCPAIRKGKGNITTIKRFTENPEYDPDKGIDEMRCLLEQGYLCAGPVTRAGCAGNDGDAPRCISARVPCRGCYGPVRQDGNQLLDMLNALASNGIDITSIPDRSSLLRFSGAHNRLVPSIKGDK
- a CDS encoding hydrogenase iron-sulfur subunit encodes the protein MKDTFEPTIIGFLCNWCSYAGGDLAGVSRLEYPPNMKAIRVMCTGMVHPDIVLSALKKGADGVMVMGUHPGECHYLDGNQKALSRITVIKLLLEDAGIDPDRVTIEWVSGAEGPRFAEKVTEFTNKIRALGPNMFNIHKKEVIPCR